In a genomic window of Halalkalicoccus sp. CG83:
- a CDS encoding enoyl-CoA hydratase/isomerase family protein, translating to MIERSVRGEAVWIRLDRPAKMNALHLDGWRELYGELDRASEEARVAVITGTEEAFCAGDDIETLDAMESADDVSELAVELRRVLFGIEELPVPVIAAVNGLAYGGGCEIVAASDLAVAVEDATFALPETRIGAYPPYAVERMAELVGKKRSMELALTGEPIDAETALEWGLVNRVVPRSELTDAVSAFVDDVVRSPKESIRLTKRHALAGKPSTGDEDRIAGALARASLSEECRDATQTFLEGGGSEEE from the coding sequence ATGATAGAGCGAAGCGTCCGCGGGGAGGCGGTCTGGATCCGGCTCGACCGACCGGCGAAGATGAACGCGTTACATCTCGACGGCTGGCGCGAGCTCTACGGGGAGCTGGACCGGGCGAGCGAGGAGGCGCGCGTGGCGGTGATCACTGGCACCGAGGAGGCGTTCTGCGCCGGCGACGACATCGAGACTCTGGACGCGATGGAGAGCGCCGACGACGTGAGCGAACTCGCGGTCGAGCTCCGGCGGGTGCTGTTCGGCATCGAGGAGTTGCCCGTTCCGGTGATCGCGGCGGTCAACGGGCTCGCCTACGGCGGCGGCTGTGAGATCGTGGCGGCGTCGGATCTCGCGGTCGCGGTCGAGGACGCGACGTTCGCGCTCCCGGAGACCCGTATCGGAGCGTATCCGCCGTACGCCGTCGAGCGGATGGCCGAACTGGTCGGGAAGAAACGGAGCATGGAGCTCGCGCTGACGGGCGAGCCGATCGACGCGGAGACGGCACTCGAGTGGGGGCTCGTCAACCGGGTCGTTCCACGGTCGGAGCTGACCGACGCCGTCTCCGCGTTCGTCGACGATGTGGTTCGGTCCCCGAAGGAGTCGATACGGCTGACCAAGCGCCACGCCCTCGCGGGAAAACCCAGCACGGGCGACGAGGACCGGATCGCCGGGGCGCTCGCGCGAGCGTCCCTCTCCGAGGAGTGTCGGGACGCCACCCAGACCTTCCTCGAAGGGGGCGGAAGCGAGGAGGAGTGA